Proteins co-encoded in one Prevotella sp. E13-27 genomic window:
- a CDS encoding ABC transporter substrate-binding protein, which produces MKKIFVLLTIAVSLFSCGNGRKTTVREEGDTLSFKYARLIEVVRYADHTEVNIKNPWKEGKTLHRYYFVPSAETTQQAVDDGMTLVRVPLQRSVVFTSVHAALLGQLDAGSQVTGVADLKYMKVPYIQEGVKAGRIIDCGDGMSPVIEKIIDADADAILLSPFENSGGYGKLEDIDIPLIECAEYMEQSPLARAEWIRFYGMLYGHEREADSLFAIVDSSYHALKEMVKTSTTMRSVLMDKQTGSVWYVPGGQSTIGQMLSDARCVYPFASDKRSGSLAMPFESMLEKCGEADVWLFRYDAPQPITRKQLLSEQPGYKQLNPAKTGELYGCNVTTSMFYEESPFRPDLLLQDFIQILHPDITNLPPLRYYHKVGPTPTLPRGGSLE; this is translated from the coding sequence ATGAAGAAAATCTTTGTTCTACTAACGATAGCGGTATCGCTCTTCTCGTGTGGCAATGGTCGGAAGACCACTGTCCGCGAGGAGGGCGATACCCTCTCTTTCAAGTATGCCCGTCTCATCGAGGTGGTGCGCTATGCCGACCATACCGAGGTGAACATCAAGAACCCATGGAAGGAAGGTAAGACACTCCATCGCTACTACTTCGTGCCCTCTGCCGAAACAACACAGCAGGCTGTTGATGACGGAATGACCTTGGTGCGTGTGCCATTACAGCGAAGCGTGGTCTTCACGAGTGTACATGCAGCTCTTTTAGGTCAGCTCGACGCTGGCAGTCAGGTCACAGGCGTGGCAGACCTGAAGTATATGAAGGTGCCTTATATCCAAGAAGGGGTGAAGGCAGGTCGCATCATAGACTGTGGCGACGGAATGAGTCCAGTCATAGAGAAAATCATAGATGCTGATGCTGATGCCATCCTGCTGTCACCTTTCGAGAACTCGGGCGGTTACGGTAAGCTGGAGGATATTGATATTCCGCTCATAGAGTGTGCTGAGTATATGGAGCAGTCGCCACTAGCTCGTGCAGAGTGGATTCGTTTCTACGGTATGCTATATGGTCATGAGCGCGAAGCTGACTCGCTGTTTGCCATCGTTGACAGCAGCTACCATGCACTGAAGGAGATGGTGAAGACATCCACAACAATGCGTTCGGTGCTGATGGACAAGCAGACTGGCTCTGTGTGGTATGTGCCTGGAGGACAGTCCACCATAGGACAGATGCTCAGCGATGCACGTTGCGTATATCCCTTTGCCTCCGACAAGCGTAGCGGTTCGCTCGCCATGCCTTTTGAGTCGATGCTGGAGAAATGTGGCGAAGCCGATGTGTGGCTTTTCCGTTATGATGCTCCACAGCCCATCACCCGTAAGCAGCTATTAAGCGAACAGCCTGGCTATAAGCAGTTGAATCCTGCCAAGACGGGCGAGCTCTATGGTTGCAATGTCACAACGTCAATGTTCTATGAGGAATCGCCTTTCCGTCCCGACCTATTGTTACAGGACTTCATACAAATACTGCACCCCGATATAACAAACTTGCCACCATTACGTTATTATCATAAAGTGGGACCCACCCCAACCCTCCCCAGGGGAGGGAGCTTAGAATGA